CTGCTACAATTAATCCTATCCAAAGAGGAAGATTACTACTTGGGTCAAATACATCTTGTAATTTTACAATTGTCAGCGCTCCAGAAAATGAGCCTATAATCATAAACCCATCAAGTCCAATATTAATTACTCCACTTCTTTCACAGTATAATGCTCCAAGTGCAGTCATAAGTAAAGGAATTGTATATCCAATAGCATATGGAAAAACTTGCTGTATTATTCCCCACATATTACTTCTCCTCCTTATCATTTATTTCTTCTACATTATTTGATTTTATTTCATCATTGGCATTTTCAGATGGCAATATACCTATTCCGCTATCACCAGTTTTTTTTGCATTTGCAATTGCTCTTTTATGCTTAATTTTATTTACTATTATTGGCACCGCTGCACTTATTGCTGCAAAGTATATTATAATTGCAATTATCGTATCTGCTATTTCTGGTGGAATGCTTGTATTAGCATTCATGAATCCTTTTCCAGAATATAACACCCCAAAGAAAATAGCTGATATAAATATACCTATTGGATTATTAGCACCAAGCAGAGATACCGCTATTCCATCAAATCCTTGAGAAGGCATTACACCAATTTGCATATTAGATGCATTTCCTATATATTGAGTTACTCCAGCAAGTCCTGAAAGAGCTCCTGAAATCATCATTGAAACTATTATATTTTTATTTACAAACATACCAGCATATTCTGCGGCATCCCGGTTAAACCCTACTGCCTTCAACTCATAACCTAAAACTGTTTTATTTAATATAAATCCAATAACAATAACAGCTATAATAGCAATAAGTATTCCTAAGTTAATATAAGAACCAGAAAACAAATCTGTAAGCCATGGAGTTTTTAGTGATGCCATATCCGGAATATTCTTTGATTCTGTTTCAGTTGAACCTTTAAAATAAGCTGGTATTGCATAATATACTATCCAATAACAAGTCCAATTCATCATAATCGAGGATACAACTTCATTTACATTAAATTTAGCTTTTAGTACTCCAGGTATAAATGCCCAAATTGCTCCAGCTACTGATCCTACAATTATCATAACTAACAACAATAGTGGTCTTGACATGCTTGCACTATATGTTAACGCCACTGATGTAGCACAAAATCCACCAAAAAGCATTTGTCCTGGTGTTCCTATATTGAAAAGCCCAGTTTTGAATGCAAATCCTACTGAAAGTCCAGTAAGTATTAGAGGTGTTGCTGTTGCCAATGTATCGCCAATTCTAGATACATTCATTAATGCCCCTTTAAATAAATAAACATAACCATCTATTGGATTGTCTCCAATAACAACCATTAGGATCGCTCCTGCAATTAATCCAAGAACAACTGCAAGTATAGAATTTAAAGATTCCTTTTTATTCATGCGACCTTCCTCCTTTTTGAACTCCAGCCATCATTAAGCCGATTTCATTTTCATTAGTTTCTGAAGCATTTACTATTCCTATTAATTCTCCACTATTAACAATTGCAATTCTATCAGATAAATTCATAACTTCACTGAGTTCTAAAGATATAAGAAGAACTGCTTTTCCTGAATCTCTTTGTTCTATAAGTCTCTTATGAATATATTCTATAGATCCTACATCAAGGCCTCTAGTTGGTTGAACTGCAATTAACAATTCAGGATTTAATTCAACTTCACGGCCAATTATAGCCTTTTGTTGATTACCACCTGACATTGTTCTTACTAAAGATGATGACCCTTCACCAGATCTCACATCAAACTCTTCTATTATTTTTTCTGAATAATTGTGTATAGCATCCTTTTTTAATAAGCCATGCTTTGAAAATGGTTCTCTATCATAGATTTCTAATACCATATTATTTTCAATTGTATAGTCTAATACTAATCCTCTTTTTTGACGGTCTTCTGGAATATGTGCAATTCCCTTATCAATACGCTTACGTATTGACATATTAGTTATATCTTCATTTTTATAATAAATTTTTCCTGACTTTGCAATTCTCATACCTGTAATAGCTTCAACTAATTCGGTTTGCCCGTTCCCTTCAACTCCTGCAATTCCAAGAATTTCTCCGGCTTTAACTTCTAAAGAGAAGTTTTTAAGTCCAAGTACTTTCTTATTGTTTATAACAGAAAGGTCTTCTATTCTTAAAACTACATCTCCAGCTTCTCTATCTTTCTTATCAACTTTAAAGCTTACAGGTCTTCCAACCATCATTTCTGCCATTTTTTGTTCTGATGTAGCTTTTACATCTACACTTCCTACATATTTTCCACGTCTTATAACTGTACAAAAATCTGCAACAGCTTTAATTTCCTTTAATTTATGAGTTATTAATATAATTGATTTACCTTCATTGATAAGATTTTTCATAATTTTCATAAGCTCTTCAATTTCTTGTGGTGTAAGCACTGCTGTAGGTTCATCTAAGATTAACACTTCAGCATCTCTGTAAAGCATCTTTATAATTTCTACTCTTTGTTGCATTCCAACTGAAATATCTTCTATTTTTGCGTATGGATCAACCTTTAATTCATATTTATTAGATAATTCTTGTATCCTTTTAGCTGCACTTTTAATATCAACTACTAAGCCCTTTTTGGGTTCACAACCTAAAATTATATTTTCCGTTACAGTAAAATTTTCTACCAATTTAAAGTGTTGATGAACCATACCTATTCCTAAATCATTTGCAACATTGGGATTAGCTATTTTAACTTCTTTCCCTCTTACCTTTATAATTCCCACTTCTGGTTGATACATTCCAAAAAGTACTGACATTAAGGTAGATTTACCTGCTCCATTCTCACCAAGTAGTGCATGAATCTCACCCTTTTTTAATCTAAGAGTAATGTTATCATTAGCAACTATTCCTGGGAACTCTTTACGAATATTTAGCATTTCAACTACATATTCCATAATTAGACTCCTCCTTATTCAAATTACAATTAATTTACATATGTTTTATAATATACAATGAAGGATGACATTCTTAGCAATCCTTAATCTATTAAGAAAACGCGCACAGAATACATCCTTCATTTAATGTTTTAGGGATATGGCTCAGAATCAAGTGAAATTTGATTTTGGTGGGGTTTGATCCCCATCTGAATCTTAGAATAACTGTTATTATTCTGAAAATCCCTTAACTAGATTGTTTTTTTAAACTTAAATTTCAAATATTATTTAATTAATGACTTGTCATCATTATTATCTTTAACTTTTATTGACCCATCTTTAAGTTTTGCATATAAATCAGTAATAGCTTTAGTTGTTCCATCACTTAAATTAGGATTTTTTTCAGGAATACCAACAGCATCCTTTGTAATATCAAATGTTAATGTTTGACCACCTGGGAATGTTCCTTCTTTTAATGCTTTTACCATGTTGTAACTAGCTGATTCTACTTTCTTAATAGCTGAAGTAAGAACTACTGATTTACCATCTGCTCCTACACCATCTTCATATTGATCTCTATCAACACCAATTACCCAAACCTTTTTTCCTGCCGCTGTTCTTGCTTTAGCTTCTGTTATAGCTCCATTACCAACTCCACCAGCTGCACAGAATATAGCTTTAACTCCTCTATCATACATTTGAGCTGCAAGTTGTTGTCCTGCTGCTATATCACTAAATGAACCTGAGTATACTATATTTTCTGTTTTTAATGACATCTTAGTTCCTAATTTTTCATTAGCATAAGCGACTCCTTGTTGGAATCCCCAATTAAATTTTTGAACTGCTGGAATTTCCATACCACCAATATATCCAAGTTCACCGTCTTTAAGTTCTATTGCTGCTGCAACTCCTGCTACAAAACCAGCTTGATGTTCAGCAAATAAGATAGAAACAGCATTGTCTCCAACTTTATAAGTTGCTGGTTGAGCTCCATCATTTGGAGTACCATCAATTAAAACAAAGTGTGCATCTTTATATTTATCTTGCGCTTTAAAAATTGCTGTTTCAAATTTAAATCCTGGAGTAGCTATAAACTTAAATCCAGCATCATAAAGATTTCCAATTTCCTTTAAATACTCTGCTTCTGTTTCTCCATTTGGTTTTAAATATTTAGTTTCTGTACCGATTTCAGTTTCAGTCTTCTTTAATCCTTCCCAAGTACCTTGGTTAAATGACTTGTCGTCTATTGTTCCAGAGTCAGTTACCATACCTACTTTGATTTTTTCTTCTTTACTAGACTTATCCCCAGTACTTGATGAACTTCCACAACCAGCAAATAATGTTACTGTTATTGCTGAAACTGCTAATAATGATAATAATCTCTTTTTCATTATCTTTCCTCCTAAATATAATATTTTTGAATGCACCTAATATTCAAAATCACGAATTATGTTTTCATGATTTAAATTTAGCAAAATAGTTATTGTTTTCATTATTTTTTTATTTATAATATGTTATTTTTATATTATAAACTCTATCTAAATTTAGCATATCCCCTTGTATTCTTACTTATAACTTTTTTTCTGAGCCTTTAATTATTATTTGTGGTGCAACAATTAATCTTCTTACACTAGTATTATCATTATTAGTTATAATATCACAAAGCATATTCATTGAAGTTCTACCTAATTCAATTGGACAGTCCTCCATATATGTAATACTTAGTCCAACCATATCTAGAAAATCAATTTTATCAAAACCTATTATAGCTAAGTCTTTAGGTATATCTTTATTTTTTTCTTTTAATGCTTTTATTACTCCCATAGTCATCATATTGCTACAAATAATTAAAGCTGTCGGAGGATCTTTTTCTTCAAATAAATTTTTAGTTAATTCATATGCTTTCTCTAATTTGAAATCTCCATAATAAATGTATTTATTATTAAAAGGAATATTATTTTTTTCTAATGCTTTTTTATATCCTTCTAATCTATCTGCAATTGGTTCTGAACTTAATAGACCTGCCATAATTCCTATTTTAGTATGGCCTTCTTTAATTAATAAGTTTGTTGCATCAAATCCACCCTTTATATTATCTACAAAAACTCCATTTAATTTGGTAAACTTAACATCTGCTGAAACTAAAATTATTGGGATGTTTATATTATTTATTGTTTTTATATAAGTTTCATTTAGTTTTTCTTCGCCAAAGCCTGGAGTGATTATAATCCCCTTAATTCTTTGTTCCCTTAGTAGATTAAGAGCACGTACTTCTTTATCTAAATAGTTATCTGTATTAAATAAAATTATATTCAAATTATTTTTTTCAGCAATATCACTTATTCCTTTTATAATTTCTCCAAAATAAGCATTAGTTATGTCTGGGACAATAACACCTATTGTATTAGTTTCACTTTTTGATAAACTTCTAGCAATTGCACTAGGAGCATAATTCTTATCTTTTATTACAGCTAATATTCTTTGTTTGGTTTCTTCTTTTACATATCCCGAATTATTAAGAACTCTTGAAACTGTTGCTGATGATACTTTTGCTTCTTTTGCAATATCACTTATAGTCACTGACAAAAAATCACCTCATTGCACTTTTTTTCAGAAAATTAAATCATATTTTTTAATCTTTCAAATAATCTTTGAAATTTGACTTCTTAATTTTCAATTTTAATTATCTTATTAATAAATTCGAACAAACATGGTATCGCTTCCATATTCATAATAATATATTAGTAATATAATGTCAATATTCCTAATATGCTCACTTTTATATTATAATTTCCTATCATATCTGATATAGTCACGTTTTGGGAAATTCTACATAGTCTATAATATTAATATTATCATATATTTTTTATATTTTTATATAAATATATTTTCTTCACCTTAAATTTAAAATAAAAATAGAGCAATTCAAAAGTTCAATTTCACTTTTGATTGCTCTATTTCTTATCATATTATTTTAAAGTATTAATAAATCTCTCTATTCTTTTCAATGATTCAATAATATCATCCATAGAAGAAGCATAACAAACTCTTATAAATCCTTCTCCACAATCACCAAATGCATTACCTGGAATAACTAAAACTTTTTCACTTATAAGTAATTGTTCGCAAAACTCATCCGAAGTTATTCCTGTAGATTTAATGCTTGGGAATATGTAAAATGCTCCAAGTGGTTCGAAACAATCTAATCCCATTTTTCTAAATCCATCTACTAAAACTCTTCTTCTCCTATTATATTCTCTACACATTTCATTTACACTATCGTCTCCCTTTTTCAAGGCTTCAATAGCTGCATATTGAGCAGTTGTTGGTGCACTCATAATTGCATATTGATGGATTTTCTTCATTTGACTTATTAATGTAGAGTGTCCACATAAATATCCAAGTCTCCATCCTGTCATTGCATAAGATTTAGAAAATCCATTTATAACTAAAGTTTTTTCTTTCATTTCTGGGAAAGATGCTATTGAAACATGCTTTTCCCCATAGCAAAGTTCTGAGTATATTTCATCGGAAATTGCAATTATATTTTTATCTTTTAAAACTTCTACTATTCCAGCAAGTTCATCTCTTGTCATTATTGCACCTGTTGGATTATTAGGAAAAGGTATTATAACTACCTTTGTTTTAGAAGTAATAGCTTTTTCTAATACTTCTGGTGTAAGCTTAAATTCATCTTCAGCTTTGAGATCTAACACTTTAGCAGTTGCTCCAGTAAACGCTGTACATCCTTTATAGGCAACAAAACTTGGCTCTGGAACTATAACTTCATCTCCAGGTCCAACTAAAGCTCTAAGTGCTATATCA
The DNA window shown above is from Clostridium beijerinckii and carries:
- a CDS encoding ABC transporter permease; protein product: MNKKESLNSILAVVLGLIAGAILMVVIGDNPIDGYVYLFKGALMNVSRIGDTLATATPLILTGLSVGFAFKTGLFNIGTPGQMLFGGFCATSVALTYSASMSRPLLLLVMIIVGSVAGAIWAFIPGVLKAKFNVNEVVSSIMMNWTCYWIVYYAIPAYFKGSTETESKNIPDMASLKTPWLTDLFSGSYINLGILIAIIAVIVIGFILNKTVLGYELKAVGFNRDAAEYAGMFVNKNIIVSMMISGALSGLAGVTQYIGNASNMQIGVMPSQGFDGIAVSLLGANNPIGIFISAIFFGVLYSGKGFMNANTSIPPEIADTIIAIIIYFAAISAAVPIIVNKIKHKRAIANAKKTGDSGIGILPSENANDEIKSNNVEEINDKEEK
- a CDS encoding heme ABC transporter ATP-binding protein, translated to MEYVVEMLNIRKEFPGIVANDNITLRLKKGEIHALLGENGAGKSTLMSVLFGMYQPEVGIIKVRGKEVKIANPNVANDLGIGMVHQHFKLVENFTVTENIILGCEPKKGLVVDIKSAAKRIQELSNKYELKVDPYAKIEDISVGMQQRVEIIKMLYRDAEVLILDEPTAVLTPQEIEELMKIMKNLINEGKSIILITHKLKEIKAVADFCTVIRRGKYVGSVDVKATSEQKMAEMMVGRPVSFKVDKKDREAGDVVLRIEDLSVINNKKVLGLKNFSLEVKAGEILGIAGVEGNGQTELVEAITGMRIAKSGKIYYKNEDITNMSIRKRIDKGIAHIPEDRQKRGLVLDYTIENNMVLEIYDREPFSKHGLLKKDAIHNYSEKIIEEFDVRSGEGSSSLVRTMSGGNQQKAIIGREVELNPELLIAVQPTRGLDVGSIEYIHKRLIEQRDSGKAVLLISLELSEVMNLSDRIAIVNSGELIGIVNASETNENEIGLMMAGVQKGGRSHE
- a CDS encoding BMP family ABC transporter substrate-binding protein, which codes for MKKRLLSLLAVSAITVTLFAGCGSSSSTGDKSSKEEKIKVGMVTDSGTIDDKSFNQGTWEGLKKTETEIGTETKYLKPNGETEAEYLKEIGNLYDAGFKFIATPGFKFETAIFKAQDKYKDAHFVLIDGTPNDGAQPATYKVGDNAVSILFAEHQAGFVAGVAAAIELKDGELGYIGGMEIPAVQKFNWGFQQGVAYANEKLGTKMSLKTENIVYSGSFSDIAAGQQLAAQMYDRGVKAIFCAAGGVGNGAITEAKARTAAGKKVWVIGVDRDQYEDGVGADGKSVVLTSAIKKVESASYNMVKALKEGTFPGGQTLTFDITKDAVGIPEKNPNLSDGTTKAITDLYAKLKDGSIKVKDNNDDKSLIK
- a CDS encoding LacI family transcriptional regulator, which encodes MSVTISDIAKEAKVSSATVSRVLNNSGYVKEETKQRILAVIKDKNYAPSAIARSLSKSETNTIGVIVPDITNAYFGEIIKGISDIAEKNNLNIILFNTDNYLDKEVRALNLLREQRIKGIIITPGFGEEKLNETYIKTINNINIPIILVSADVKFTKLNGVFVDNIKGGFDATNLLIKEGHTKIGIMAGLLSSEPIADRLEGYKKALEKNNIPFNNKYIYYGDFKLEKAYELTKNLFEEKDPPTALIICSNMMTMGVIKALKEKNKDIPKDLAIIGFDKIDFLDMVGLSITYMEDCPIELGRTSMNMLCDIITNNDNTSVRRLIVAPQIIIKGSEKKL
- a CDS encoding pyridoxal phosphate-dependent aminotransferase (catalyzes the transamination of the aromatic amino acid forming a ketoacid; first step in aromatic amino acid degradation in lactococci) produces the protein MILENMILDYVKDMPPSGIRKYFDIINEMDDVISLGVGEPDFVTPWNVREAGIYSLEQGHTHYSSNAGMIELRNEIAKYLHRRFDLNYNPEDQILVTVGGSEGIDIALRALVGPGDEVIVPEPSFVAYKGCTAFTGATAKVLDLKAEDEFKLTPEVLEKAITSKTKVVIIPFPNNPTGAIMTRDELAGIVEVLKDKNIIAISDEIYSELCYGEKHVSIASFPEMKEKTLVINGFSKSYAMTGWRLGYLCGHSTLISQMKKIHQYAIMSAPTTAQYAAIEALKKGDDSVNEMCREYNRRRRVLVDGFRKMGLDCFEPLGAFYIFPSIKSTGITSDEFCEQLLISEKVLVIPGNAFGDCGEGFIRVCYASSMDDIIESLKRIERFINTLK